The following is a genomic window from Marinococcus sp. PL1-022.
TTGATCCTGGCTCAGGACGAACGCTGGCGGCGTGCCTAATACATGCAAGTCGAGCGCGGGAAGCCGGCGGACTCCTTCGGGAGGAAACCGGTGGAACGAGCGGCGGACGGGTGAGTAACACGTGGGCAACCTGCCGGACTGATGGGAATAACCCCGGGAAACCGGGGCTAATGCCCAATACGCCCTGACCTCGCCTGAGGTCAGCGGTAAAGCAGGGATCTTCGGATCCTTGCACAGTCCGATGGGCCCGCGGCGCATTAGCTAGTTGGAGAGGTAAGGGCTCCCCAAGGCGACGATGCGTAGCCGACCTGAGAGGGTGATCGGCCACACTGGGACTGAGACACGGCCCAGACTCCTACGGGAGGCAGCAGTAGGGAATCATCCGCAATGGGCGAAAGCCTGACGGTGCAACGCCGCGTGAGTGATGAAGGTTTTCGGATCGTAAAGCTCTGTTGACAGGGAAGAACCCACGTCAGTCGAACAGGCTGGCGTGCTGACGGTACCTGTCCAGAAAGCCCCGGCTAACTACGTGCCAGCAGCCGCGGTAATACGTAGGGGGCAAGCGTTGTCCGGAATTATTGGGCGTAAAGGGCACGCAGGCGGTTTCGTCAGTCCGATGTGACAGGCCACGGCTCAACCGTGGAAGGCCATTGGAAACTGCGAAACTTGAGGACAGAAGAGGAGAGTGGAATTCCACGTGTAGCGGTGAAATGCGTAGATATGTGGAGGAACACCAGTGGCGAAGGCGACTCTCTGGTCTGTACCTGACGCTGAGGTGCGAAAGCATGGGGAGCAAACAGGATTAGATACCCTGGTAGTCCATGCCGTAAACGCTGAGTGCTAGGTGTTAGGGGTTTCGATACCCGTAGTGCCGAAGCTAACGCATTAAGCACTCCGCCTGGGGAGTACGACCGCAAGGTTGAAACTCAAAGGAATTGACGGGGGCCCGCACAAGCGGTGGAGCATGTGGTTTAATTCGACGCAACGCGAAGAACCTTACCAGATCTTGACATCTTCCGCTACGCCTCGAGAGAGGCGGTTCCCCTTCGGGGGACGGAATGACAGGTGGTGCATGGTTGTCGTCAGCTCGTGTCGTGAGATGTTGGGTTAAGTCCCGCAACGAGCGCAACCCCTAATCTTAGTTGCCAGCATTCAGTTGGGCACTCTAAGGTGACTGCCGGTGACAAACCGGAGGAAGGTGGGGATGACGTCAAATCATCATGCCCCTTATGATCTGGGCTACACACGTGCTACAATGGATGGTACAACGGGATGCGAACCCGCGAGGGGGAGCCAATCCAGAAAAGCCATTCTCAGTTCGGATTGCAGGCTGCAACTCGCCTGCATGAAGCCGGAATCGCTAGTAATCGCGGATCAGCATGCCGCGGTGAATACGTTCCCGGGCCTTGTACACACCGCCCGTCACACCACGAGAGTTTGCAACACCCGAAGTCGGTGAGGGAACCCTTCTGGGACCCAGCCGCCGAAGGTGGGGCAGATGATTGGGGTGAAGTCGTAACAAGGTATCCCTACCGGAAGGTGGGGATGGATCACCTCCTTTCTATGGAGCAGTACCCCGGTCCCGCAGGGACCGGGCAGGGGCCTGGCTTGGCTTTCCTTTTGAGAGACACGATCTCTCTATTTGTTTTTTGCACGTGGGACCTTGACAACCGAATACCGAGACCAACACACACAAGCAACACAAGGCTGCCGGCTGTTTCGGCCGGCGGCCGCGTCGAAGAATGACCGCGTATCGAGTGGTTAAGAAGAAAAGGGCGCACGGTGGATGCCTTGGCACTAGGAGCCGAAGAAGGACGCGACGAACGGCGAAACGCTCCGGGGAGCTGTACGTAAGCTTTGATCCGGAGATGTCCGAATGGGGAAACCCGCCTTCCGTCATGGGAAGGCGTCCGGCCGCTGAACACATAGGCGCCGGACGGTAGACCCGGAGAACTGAAACATCTTAGTACCCGGAGGAAGAGAAAGCAAACGCGATTTCCCGAGTAGCGGCGAGCGAAACGGAATCAGCCCAAACCGGGATGCTTGCATCCCGGGGTTGTAGGACCCCCGCACGGCAGGCGGGGAGGATAGGCGAAGCGGCCTGGAAAGGCCCGCCAGAGACGGTAACAGCCCGGTAGCCGACATCCTCCCCCCGCCGGGGGTATCCTGAGTACGACGGGACACGAGAAATCCCGTCGGAAGCTGGGAGGACCATCTCCCAAGGCTAAATACTCCCTAGTGACCGATAGTGAACCAGTACCGTGAGGGAAAGGTGAAAAGCACCCCGGAAGGGGAGTGAAACAGATCCTGAAACCGTGTGCCTACAAGAAGTCGGAGCCCGTTAAGGGGTGACGGCGTGCCTTTTGTAGAATGAACCGGCGAGTTACGCTCGTCTGCAAGGTTAAGCCGCAAAGGCGGAGCCGCAGCGAAAGCGAGTCTGAAGAGGGCGATGCAGTAGGCGGGCGTAGACCCGAAACCAGGTGATCTACCCATGACCAGGGTGAAGGCCAGGTAACACTGGCTGGAGGCCCGAACCCACGCAAGTTGAAAATTGCGGGGATGAGTCGTGGGTAGCGGTGAAATGCCAATCGAACCTGGAGATAGCTGGTTCTCCCCGAAATAGCTTTAGGGCTAGCCTCGGGTATGAGAGTCCTGGAGGTAGAGCACTGATTGGACGAGGGGTCCTTCCCGGATTACCGAATTCAGTCAAACTCCGAATGCCAGCGACTTGCTGCCCGGGAGTCAGACGGCGAGTGCTAAGATCCGTCGTCGAGAGGGAAACAGCCCAGACCACCGGCTAAGGTCCCTAAGTCTGCGTTAAGTGGAAAAGGATGTGGAGTTGCTTAGACAACTAGGATGTTGGCTTAGAAGCAGCCATCATTGAAAGAGTGCGTAATAGCTCACTAGTCGAGTGACTCTGCGCCGACAATGTACCGGGGCTAAACGCAGCACCGAAGCCGTGGACTCTCCCGCATGGGAGAGATGGTAGGGGAGCGTTCCAGGGGCTTTGAAGCCGGACCGTGAGGACCGGTGGAGCGCCTGGAAGTGAGAATGCCGGTATGAGTAGCGAAAAGAAGGGTGAGAATCCCTTCCGTCGAAAACCCAAGGTTTCCTGAGGAAGGCTCGTCCGCTCAGGGTTAGTCGGGTCCTAAGCCGAGGCCGAAAGGCGTAGGCGATGGAAAACAGGTTGATATTCCTGTACCACCTCCGTTCCATTTGAGTGATGGGGGGACGCAGGCAGGCACGGCCGCGCGCTGCTGGACATGCGCGTTGAAGCTGGCAAGGCCGGGGGAGCGGCAAATCCCTCCCCCAGACGGCCAAGCGGTGACCAGGAGGGCCCTACGGGGCCCGAAGGGCCGGCACCTACCCTGCCAAGAAAAGCCTCTAGCGAGGAACGTGGTGCCCGTACCGTAAACCGACACAGGTAGGTGGGATGAGTATTCTAAGACGCGCGGGAAAACTCTCGTTAAGGAACTCGGCAAAAGGACCCCGTAACTTCGGGAGAAGGGGTGCTCCCCGGGGTGAATAGCCCCAGGGAGCCGCAGTGAAAGGGCCCAAGCGACTGTTTATCAAAAACACAGGTCTCTGCGAAGCCGTAAGGCGAAGTATAGGGGCTGACACCTGCCCGGTGCTGGAAGGTTAAGAGGAGGCGTTATCCCCCTTCGGGGGAGAAGCGCCGAATTGAAGCCCCAGTAAACGGCGGCCGTAACTATAACGGTCCTAAGGTAGCGAAATTCCTTGTCGGGTAAGTTCCGACCCGCACGAAAGGTGCAACGACTTGGGCACTGTCTCAACGAGAGACCCGGTGAAATTATAATACCTGTGAAGATGCAGGTTCCCCGCGACAGGACGGAAAGACCCCATGGAGCTTTACTGTAGCTTGACATTGGATGTGGGTACCACTTGTACAGGATAGGTAGGAGCCATCGAATCCGGACCGCCAGGTTCGGAGGAGGCGCTGGTGGGATACTACCCTGGTGGTATCGACATTCTAACCGCAGGCCGTGATCCGGCCTCGGGACCGTGTCAGGTGGGCAGTTTGACTGGGGCGGTCGCCTCCCAAACAGTAACGGAGGCGCCCAATGGTTCCCTCAGAATGGTCGGACATCATTCGCAGAGTGCAAAGGCACAAGGGAGCTTGACTGCGAGACCTACAAGTCGAGCAGGGACGAAAGTCGGGCTTAGTGATCCGGCGGCACCGCATGGAAGGGCCGTCGCTCAACGGATAAAAGCTACCCTGGGGATAACAGGCTAATCTCTCCCAAGAGTTCACATCGACGGGGAGGTTTGGCACCTCGATGTCGGCTCATCGCATCCTGGGGCTGAAGTAGGTCCCAAGGGTTGGGCTGTTCGCCCATTAAAGCGGTACGCGAGCTGGGTTCAGAACGTCGTGAGACAGTTCGGTCCCTATCCGTCGCGGGCGCAGGAAAGGTGAAAGGAGCTGTCCTTAGTACGAGAGGACCGGGATGGACACACCGCTGGTGTACCAGTTGTTCCGCCAGGAGCACTGCTGGGTAGCTACGTGTGGACGGGATAAGTGCTGAAAGCATCTAAGCATGAAGCCCCCCTTAAGATGACCTTTCCCCTCTACGGAGATAAGACCCCTTGAAGATGACGAGGTAGATAGGTCCGGCGTGGACGCATGGCGACATGTGCAGCGGACGGATACTAATCGGTCGAAGTCTTATCCACGCACAGCACGATACGCGGCAGTGGCTGCGGTCTCGGTATTTGGTTGTCAGGGCCCGACGGGCCAGTCCGGTGGCAACAGCGAAGAGGATCCACCCGTTCCCATGCCGAACACGGAAGTTAAGCTCTTCAGCGTTGATGATAGCCGGGGGTTCTCCCCCCGTGAAAGTAGATCGCTGCCGGGCGAGTTAAACCGTTTCCCTTTTCGGAGGGAGGCGGTTTTTTTATATGATGAGGCTTTAAACAAAGCAAAAAAGATAAGATATGATAAGAGAAAGGATGTGATTCAGATGGAGCAGTGGATGGAATATGAATCAATTATTATACTCATTCGTTTAATTCTTGCTGCTTTTTTGGCGGGAATAATAGGAATTGAGCGGGAATCGAAAGGCCATCCAGCTGGTTTTCGAACCCATATGCTGGTGGGGACCGGGTCCTGCTTAGTAATGCTGCTTGCCTTATTTGGCTTCCAGGATTATTTAAACCAAAACGGTGATCTGGTTGCTTATGATCCTTCACGTTTGGCCTCTTATGTGATAAGCGGGATTGGCTTCCTGGGTGCTGGCACTATTATAGTCCAGGGTGCCTCTATCCGGGGGCTGACCACTGCTGCCTCCATCTGGATAGTCGCTGCTATCGGGTTAACTATAGGAGCTGGTATGTTTTTTGCTGGTATTGCTGCAACAGTCATTGTATTGACAAGTCTTATCTTTTTAAATCATGTAGACAAATGGTTTAAAAACGTTTCTGATACAGACGTATTGTTTATAGCTATGGATAAAAAAGCTAACGAGCTTGGCGAAACGATTCAGCGACTCGAAAGTATGGAGGTTCAGGTTCAGAAAATAAAGGGTAAGGAATTTGACGAAGACGAAACACCTCTGCTTCATTATTATATTAAAATTCATCTGCCGGGAGGCGTGACTGAAACAGAACTGTATCAGTCTTTATATAAAATAGATAGCATAAAAGAAATAGAGCTGAATCCGTCCTATGATTGATTATCACAGGACGGATTTTTCATTTTGCCTTTCTCTAGCTTGAAAACAACTGAATAATATTATATATTATAGTCAAAGATAGTCAAAATCAATTTTTTGATAATAGCAAGACGAACCGGGGCGGAGAGGAGGTCGCGGGAATGAAAAGCATGTCTGATGTTATTGAAAATTATTTGAAACAAATTTTAACACAGAGTGAACAGGATTTAATTGAAATTAAAAGAAGTGAACTTGCAAAGCGTTTTGAGTGTGTCCCCTCCCAGATTAATTATGTTATAAGCACGCGTTTCACTATTGAAAAAGGCTATGTAGTAGAGAGTAAACGTGGCGGTGGCGGGTATATACGAATTACAAGGGCTAAAATTTCAGATCACGCAGAACTGCTTCGGCAAGTTTCAGATCTTGTGGGACACGGGATTGATCAAAGAACAGCTGAGAGCGTTATTATGCGTTTGTTTGAGGAAAAAGTCGTGAATAAACGTGAAGCAAATTTGATGCTTGCGGCAGTTGATAGGTCTATACTGGCCTTAAAGTATCCAGAAGAAAGGGATATTGTTCGTGCGCGGATCATGCAAGCTATGATAGAAAGTCTGCGCTATGAATAAGGGAGGGAAGATATATGATCTGTCAGAATTGCGGTCAGCGGCCGGCCTCTTTGCATTACACGAAAATCGTGAATGGAGCTAAAACAGAGCTTCATTTATGCGAAGAGTGCGCAAAAGAACAGGGGGAATCTTCTGAAACGGAGCATTCTTTCATGTCGGCTGCGGGCGGCTATACAATCCAGGACTTATTGTCGGACTTATTAAACATGGATCAGTCCAACACAGCTGGAAATGCTGAAAAGAAACAGCCGAAAAAAGCAGCCAGGCCGCTCATATGCGACAATTGCGGACTGACGTATAAACAGTTCACTAAAACCGGCCGTTTGGGCTGTGCTCATTGCTATCACGCATTTGAATCGAAGCTGACTCCTGTTTTTCGCCGGGTGCACAGCGGCAATACCAATCATACCGGCAAGGTTCCAAAGCACAGGCATGAAAAGCTGCATGCCCAAAGGGAGCTGGATGAGAAAAAACGCCAGATTACCATCCTCGTCCAAAATGAAGAGTTTGAAAAGGCTGCGGAATTAAGGGATGAAATCCGTACCCTTGAAAAACAGTTTCAGGGAAGGGAGGAAGACAGCTGATGGCATCCGAACACTTTTTTTCAGCAGCGATCAGTCCATGGATGCAGGAAGGCCCGGGGCCGGAAGGCGATATTGCTCTTAGCACCAGGGTCCGGCTTGCCCGTAATATAGAGCAGTACCCCTTCCCTGTGTTTGCTTCAGAAGAAGCAAGTGCAACACTTCTGCGCTACACTTCCTCCACTCTGTTGAATCAATCAGAAGAAGTAGGCTCTCTTGAAGCGTTGAACATGAATGAGCTTCGCCCGAATGAACGGCAGGTACTGGTGGAAAAGCATCTCGTCAGCCCGTATTTAATAAAAAACATGGAACATAGTGCTGTTCTTTTGAATAACGATGAATCAATCAGTATTATGGTTAATGAGGAAGATCATTTGCGTCTTCAATGTCTGAGTAACGGCATGCAGCTTGAAGAATGTTACAATGAAGCTGATCGTCTGGATGATTGGGCGGAAGCAAACCTCACCTATGCGTTTGACGAACGGCTCGGTTACTTAACAAGCTGTCCGACAAATGTGGGTACAGGTATGAGAGCTTCAGTAATGGTACACCTGCCCGCTTTAGTCTGGACCAATCAGCTTAGCCGTATTCTTCCGGCTATTCACCAGCTTGGTCTGGTCGTGAGAGGTATTTATGGAGAGGGCAGTGAAGCACTCGGCAACCTTTTTCAAATTTCCAACCAGATGACACTGGGAAAATCTGAAAAAGATATCATCGAAGATCTTCGCGGTGTAGTAATGCAGGTGATTCAAAGAGAACGCCATGCACGCGAATCCCTTCTTAGCTCTTCAAAGGTAAAGCTCGAAGACCGGGTGTTCAGGTCTTACGGTATCCTTGCATACAGCCGCACGATGACGACCAAAGAGGCGGCCAATCGTTTGTCAGACGTAAGACTTGGTATCGATCTGGATTTAATCAAAGGGATTTCGGGTAATATTTTAAATGAACTTATGTTACTGACTCAGCCTGGTTTTCTTGAACAGTATGCAGGAGAATCACTGACTCAGGAAGAAGCAGATATAAGACGGGCAAATGTGATCCGTGAAAGAATAAAACTTGAATTATAGATTCACCAATGCGTAGGAGGTGCGTGCAACATGATGTTCGGCCGTTTTACAGAACGAGCGCAAAAAGTATTGGCGCTAGCTCAGGAAGAAGCTATCCGCCTTGGCCATAATAATATAGGAACAGAGCATATTCTGCTCGGTTTAGTGCGTGAAGGTGAGGGTATTGCTGCCAAAGCTCTGCAGGCACTGAATTTGGATACAGACCAGATTCAGCAGGAGGTGGAAACCCTTATAGGCACAGGTCAGCAGGGATCGAAAACAATTCATTATACCCCAAGGGCGAAAAAAGTTATTGAGCTTTCCATGGATGAAGCAAGAAAGCTTGGCCATTCCTATGTGGGCACAGAACACATTCTGCTCGGCCTAATTCGTGAAGGGGAAGGCGTTGCAGCCCGGGTACTGAATAATCTTGGTGTCAGTCTGAACAAAGCCCGTCAGCAGGTGCTTCAGCTTCTCGGAAGCAATGAAGGAGCTTCGAGCTCTGGCAGCCAGCAGGCTCCAGGAGCAGGCGGGAGTGCCAACACCCCGACTCTTGACAGTTTAGCAAGGGATTTGACGGCAGTAGCGAAAGAAGAAGGCCTCGATCCGGTCATCGGAAGAAGCCAGGAAATTGAACGTGTTATTCAGGTATTAAGCCGCCGGACAAAAAACAACCCGGTTCTTATCGGGGAGCCTGGTGTAGGTAAAACAGCTATCGCTGAAGGCCTGGCGTTGTCGATCGTTTCCAATGAAGTGCCGGAAACGCTCCGCAATAAACGGGTTATGACTCTCGATATGGGTACTGTAGTTGCCGGCACGAAATACCGCGGTGAATTTGAAGATCGTTTGAAGAAGGTAATGGAAGAAATCCGTCAGTCCGGAAATGTGCTGTTGTTCATTGATGAACTGCATACATTAATCGGGGCCGGCGGCGCAGAAGGTGCAATCGATGCCTCGAACATCCTGAAGCCGTCACTTGCACGTGGAGAGCTTCAATGCATCGGTGCTACCACTCTGGATGAATACCGGAAATATATTGAAAAAGATGCTGCGCTTGAGCGTCGTTTCCAGCCAATTCAGGTGAATGAACCGACACTTGAAGAATCTATTCAAATTCTTGCCGGTCTGAGAGACCGTTACGAAGCCCACCACCGGGTAACTATCGGGGATGAAGCGATTGAACAGGCAGTGAAATTATCCGACCGGTATATTTCGGACCGTTTCCTCCCGGATAAAGCGATCGACTTAATCGATGAAGCCGGTTCACGGGTGCGTCTGCGTTCTTACACAGCGCCGCCGAACCTGAAAGAACTTGAGCAGAATCTCGAAGAAACACGCAAGGAAAAAGATGCGGCCGTGCAGAGCCAGGAATTCGAAAAAGCGGCCTCGCTCCGTGATTCCGAACAACGGCTTCGTGCAGAAGTCGAAGAGATGAAAAATGAATGGAAAGAAAAGCAGGGACAGGAAAACTCTGCAATTACGACAGAAGACATTGCCCAGGTGGTTTCAAGCTGGACCGGTGTTCCGGTATCCAAGCTTGCAGAAGAAGAAACAGACCGCCTGCTTCATATGGAAGATATCCTGCATAACCGGGTCGTCGGCCAGGATGAAGCAGTCAATGCTATTTCCAAAGCAGTGCGCCGTGCCCGTGCCGGCTTGAAGGATCCGAAACGTCCAATTGGTTCCTTTATTTTCCTCGGACCTACCGGTGTAGGTAAGACGGAACTGGCCCGTGCAGTTGCAGAAACGTTATTTGGCGATGAAGAGTCGATTATCCGAATCGATATGTCCGAATATATGGAACGGCACGCGACGAGCCGCCTGGTCGGTTCTCCTCCAGGCTATGTCGGCTATGAAGAAGGCGGACAGCTGACAGAAAAAGTGCGCCGCAATCCGTATTCCGTGATTTTGCTGGACGAAATTGAAAAAGCGCACCCAGAAGTATTTAACATTCTGCTTCAGGTACTTGAAGACGGTTTTCTTACCGACTCTAAAGGACGCCGGGTCGACTTTAGAAATACAGCGCTGATCCTTACCTCTAACGTCGGGGCAAGCACGCTGCGCCAGAATAAAAGTGTCGGCTTTGCGGCCCAGTCCACCGAGCAGAAATTCGATGATATGCGGGATAAAATCATGGGCGAGCTGAAAAATACGTTCCGTCCTGAATTTATTAACCGTCTGGATGAAATCATTGTCTTCCACAGCCTGGAAAAAGAGCACATCAAAAAGATCGTGCGCTTAATGACAGAACAGCTTAAAAAGCGTGTGGAAGAGCACGGTATCAGCATTGAAATTACCGATGCAGCACTCGATAAGATTGCCGATGAAGGTTTTGACCCTGAATACGGGGCCCGGCCGCTCAGACGTGCTCTGCAGCGTCACGTGGAAGACCGTTTATCCGACGAGCTGCTTAAAGGCACGCTTGAAGAAGGCAACACTGCTGTGATTGACGTGAAAGATGACGAATTCATTGTTGAAACGAAATCAGGCACGGCGAAAGCGCAATAAAGCTATACTCGAAACAGCTGCCTTGTGGCATATTGATGTCAGGGGGCAGCTGTTTTTCTTTTTATGAACGATAAAATCGTGTGGAATCGAAACGAAAAATGGATACAGCTCGTAGTAAAAGAGGAGGCTCGTATGGCAAAAGCAAAAACAAAATTTGTCTGCCAGGAGTGCGGGTATGAAACTCAAAAGTGGATGGGGCGCTGTCCAGCCTGCAACAACTGGAATACGATGGTAGAAGAAAAGGAAGCTCCGGCATCGAAAGCAGGCCGACGACCGGCGGCAAATGTATTCAGCGAAGCTGACAAACCGACACCGATTACCCAGGTGACTGGAGAAAAGGAAAACCGCATTTCAACGTCTGTAGGCGAACTAAACAGAGTGTTAGGCGGGGGGATCGTGCCCGGATCACTCGTGTTGGTCGGGGGAGACCCGGGGATCGGGAAGTCAACGCTGCTTCTGCAGGTTTCTGCTCTGCTTGCTTCTCAGAAGTACCGTGTCCTTTATGTTTCCGGAGAGGAATCGGTCAAGCAGACGAAAATGAGAGCGGAACGCCTCGGTGTGGAAGCAGATACGCTGTTTGTCTTTACAGAAACAAATATGGAGCGGATCGAAGCGGCGATGGAGGAAGTGAAGCCGGATCTTGTAATTATCGATTCGATTCAGACCGTCCATTCGGATGAAATTCAGTCGGCGCCCGGAAGCGTAGCGCAGGTGCGTGAATCAACCTCGACCTTTATGCACATTGCAAAAAATCAGGGCATTGCTGTATTTGTTGTAGGACACATGACTAAGCAGGGGTCGATTGCCGGACCGAAAATGCTCGAGCATATGGTGGATTCCGTGCTTTATTTTGAAGGCGAGCAGCATAATACGTACCGGATTTTACGGGCCGTGAAAAATAGATTTGGCTCGACGAATGAAATCGGGATCTTTGAAATGAAAGAGGCAGGCCTGAAGGAAGTAACAAATCCTTCAGAAATTTTTCTCGAAGAGCGGACGGAAGGCACATCGGGCTCGGCTGTTGTAGCTTCTCTGGAGGGGACCCGGCCGGTGCTTGTAGAACTGCAGGCACTGATCGCCCCTACGAGCTATGCTTACCCGCGGCGGACAGCTACAGGAATCGATCAGAACCGGATTGCACTTCTGATGGCAGTGCTTGAAAAGCGTCTTGGCATGCTTCTTCAAAACCAGGATGCCTATATTAACGTCGCCGGAGGCGTGAAGCTCGACGAACCGGCAGTTGATCTTGGTATTGCTATATGTGTTGCCTCGAGCTTTCGGAACCAATCCACGAACCCGGGGGACATTGTCATGGGAGAAGTCGGTCTTACCGGAGAAATCCGGCGTATTTCCCGGGTGGAGGAGCGCGTGAAAGAAGCAGCGAAGCTTGGATTTTCGCGGGCGATAATTCCATCGAAGAACATTGGTGGCTGGACATTTCCCGAAGGCATTCAGGTAGTAGGCGTCAAAACGCTTGAAGAAGCACTGGACGCTGCACTCGACCCGGCGCCGCTCAGATAAATTAAAGATGAAGGTCCTGATCGCTCTAGTAGGACCTTCACTATCCTTTTACCTAATAATTAAGAAAATTCAACGATTTTATGAACATATTGTATCAAATTGTCCAAAGTTATGATAAATATGACGTTAGTGGTTTGTACCAGAGGAAAAATGTTTATAATACACTTAAGGAGGTGTTTGGAAAGTGTTGGAAAAAATTGTACAGTTATTTTTTGTTCTTGCCGGTATTACGTTAGGATTTCTTTATATTCCTGAACTTATTTCTTTATTTCCTTTTTATACGTTTCCTGACTGGGTCTACAACACCTATATCGGCGCTACTGTTGGAGCGGTAATCGTGGGGTTTGTGTTTTGGGCCGTGAGCCTTTGGATCGCGGGGCCAATCGTCAACGGCATGCGATTCCTGGAAGAGAAGGTCGTGAAAGCTCCTGTCACAGACGTATTGTTCGGTACGCTCGGACTGATTTTCGGACTGGTGGTCGCCTTTCTTATTTCCCTTCCGCTCAATTCTATCCGTATTCCCGTAATTGATTCCGTGCTTCCCTTATTTTTATCCTTTTTCTGCGGCTATTTTGGCTTCCAGATTGGATTTAAAAAGCGTGATGAACTGTTGGGTCTTTTTTCAAGCTCAAAAAACGCTGCAGCAAAGGAAGAAGCAGCGCTGGCAGCTGCAGCCGCTTCAGAAGAAAATCAGGCATGGGAGAAGCTGCTCGATACAAGCGTGATTATTGACGGGAGGATTGCAGATATCTGCCAATCAGGATTTATTGAGGGGAAGCTGGTGATCCCGGAATTTGTACTTGAAGAGCTTCAGCATATTGCGGACTCTTCAGATGTATTAAAGCGTAACCGGGGTCGTCGCGGACTCGATATCCTAAACCGTATTCAAAAGGAACTTCCTATCGAAGTAGAGATTACGGATACTGATTTTGAAGACATTCATGAAGTGGACAGTAAGCTGGTGAAGCTTGCGAAAGTACGAAATGGTATTGTTGTGACCAATGACTTTAACTTAAATAAGGTGTGCGATCTTCAGGGTGTCAGCGTGTTAAACATTAATGATTTGGCGAATGCGGTCAAACCGGTAGTTCTTCCTGGCGAGGAAATGATGGTCCAGGTGATCAAGGACGGGAAGGAACAAAGCCAGGGAATTGGATACTTAGACGATGGCACAATGATTGTAGTCGAAAGCGGGAAAGGCTATATCGGCCAGGAAATAGAAGTGGTAGTTACGAGCGTTCTGCAGACGAGTGCGGGACGGATGATATTTGCAAAACCAAAGGTATCAAAACGCGAAAAAGCTTTATAATGAGATGCCCTGTGCCTGCGCAGGGCTTTTTTATGTAGATTTCCATCAGATATAAACAGCCGGCAGCTTTTCCTTTAGGGCAAGTTTTGGTAAAATTAATGTTTGATAAGCGGCGCGGTAGAATATATAGGGCGTTTTTCGGGTATCAGCATATTATTAACAGGCGGACTTTGCTGTAAGAGCAGAGAAAACGCGTTACATAACACCGGGACTACAATGTCTTGAAATTGGAGAGGTACTATGAACTATGCGGTAGTCATTCCTGCAGCCGGCCAGGGGAAACGAATGCAGGCAGGCCATAATAAACAATTTCTCGTTTTAGAAGAACGGCCATTAATAATTCATACTGCATCTGTTTTCGAGCAGGATCCGTGGTGTAGAGAAATTATTGTTGTTGCCAACGCTTCAGAAATTTATGACATGGAAGAGCTTTTCGAAGAGTGGGGCATTCGGAAGGTGAAGCAGGTGGTGGTGGGCGGAAACGAACGCCAGAATAGTGTGCATGAAGGGTTGAAACGCCTTCTTCCCGAGCACCGGGTCGTTCTGGTGCACGACGGGGCCCGCCCGTTCGTCGAACAGGAAGATATCCACCGTCTCGTGGAACAGGCCGAG
Proteins encoded in this region:
- the radA gene encoding DNA repair protein RadA, producing the protein MAKAKTKFVCQECGYETQKWMGRCPACNNWNTMVEEKEAPASKAGRRPAANVFSEADKPTPITQVTGEKENRISTSVGELNRVLGGGIVPGSLVLVGGDPGIGKSTLLLQVSALLASQKYRVLYVSGEESVKQTKMRAERLGVEADTLFVFTETNMERIEAAMEEVKPDLVIIDSIQTVHSDEIQSAPGSVAQVRESTSTFMHIAKNQGIAVFVVGHMTKQGSIAGPKMLEHMVDSVLYFEGEQHNTYRILRAVKNRFGSTNEIGIFEMKEAGLKEVTNPSEIFLEERTEGTSGSAVVASLEGTRPVLVELQALIAPTSYAYPRRTATGIDQNRIALLMAVLEKRLGMLLQNQDAYINVAGGVKLDEPAVDLGIAICVASSFRNQSTNPGDIVMGEVGLTGEIRRISRVEERVKEAAKLGFSRAIIPSKNIGGWTFPEGIQVVGVKTLEEALDAALDPAPLR
- a CDS encoding PIN/TRAM domain-containing protein, whose amino-acid sequence is MLEKIVQLFFVLAGITLGFLYIPELISLFPFYTFPDWVYNTYIGATVGAVIVGFVFWAVSLWIAGPIVNGMRFLEEKVVKAPVTDVLFGTLGLIFGLVVAFLISLPLNSIRIPVIDSVLPLFLSFFCGYFGFQIGFKKRDELLGLFSSSKNAAAKEEAALAAAAASEENQAWEKLLDTSVIIDGRIADICQSGFIEGKLVIPEFVLEELQHIADSSDVLKRNRGRRGLDILNRIQKELPIEVEITDTDFEDIHEVDSKLVKLAKVRNGIVVTNDFNLNKVCDLQGVSVLNINDLANAVKPVVLPGEEMMVQVIKDGKEQSQGIGYLDDGTMIVVESGKGYIGQEIEVVVTSVLQTSAGRMIFAKPKVSKREKAL
- the ispD gene encoding 2-C-methyl-D-erythritol 4-phosphate cytidylyltransferase codes for the protein MNYAVVIPAAGQGKRMQAGHNKQFLVLEERPLIIHTASVFEQDPWCREIIVVANASEIYDMEELFEEWGIRKVKQVVVGGNERQNSVHEGLKRLLPEHRVVLVHDGARPFVEQEDIHRLVEQAEQTGAAVLGTKMKDTVKRTDGATVLETIDRSSLWAVQTPQAFQAAVVMEAYDYAAAHQIIGTDDTSLVEYMGRPVKIVEGSYDNIKLTTPEDMVVARAILQKRREGRK